In a single window of the Zea mays cultivar B73 chromosome 5, Zm-B73-REFERENCE-NAM-5.0, whole genome shotgun sequence genome:
- the LOC100279155 gene encoding uncharacterized protein LOC100279155, with amino-acid sequence MERPCPRPEPAAIDITWVSCRGVRSSLPFHTPCLYASVSVTPSSSAKNAHGHRRPHRVKTPTDRAGGENPEWDAPLRLYLPEPEASPTAAELEPEAGKNKNRGDGVLLVRFELKAEVAVLGDVLAASAAVPVPDLVADGRTRRVSYQLAGPDGRQPNGVISFSYAFHQRNADADDHHHHQSGGDAKLLVAPPWPTSTVSSPVAQPPPTTAAPRLYPAIEWPMTEEIPIYHTPLLPVPAGAAAVTLASSRYYPPQPSSAAPVQMEPVAVYPPPLPETSSCNVYPSVLPASAMYPPVDLAPVSCYPPASTWNDRCLYG; translated from the coding sequence ATGGAGCGTCCGTGCCCGCGGCCGGAGCCGGCGGCGATCGACATCACCTGGGTGTCGTGCCGCGGCGTCAGGTCGTCGCTCCCGTTCCACACGCCGTGCCTCTACGCGTCCGTCTCCGTCACCCCGTCGTCGTCCGCCAAGAACGCGCACGGCCACCGCCGGCCCCACCGCGTGAAGACGCCCACCGACCGTGCCGGCGGCGAGAACCCCGAGTGGGACGCACCGCTGCGGCTCTACCTCCCCGAGCCCGAGGCCTCGCCAACGGCGGCGGAGCTGGAACCGGAAGCGGGCAAGAACAAGAACAGAGGCGACGGCGTCCTTCTGGTGCGGTTCGAGCTCAAGGCAGAGGTGGCCGTGCTCGGCGACGTGCTCGCCGCGTCCGCCGCCGTGCCGGTGCCCGacctcgtcgccgacgggcgGACGCGCCGCGTGTCCTACCAGCTGGCGGGCCCCGACGGCAGGCAGCCCAATGGcgtcatctccttctcctacgccTTCCACCAACGGAACGCCGACGCCGacgaccaccaccaccaccagagcGGCGGCGATGCCAAGCTTCTCGTCGCGCCCCCCTGGCCCACCTCCACTGTGTCCAGTCCCGTCGCGCAGCCACCGCCCACGACCGCGGCGCCGCGGCTGTACCCGGCGATAGAGTGGCCGATGACGGAGGAAATACCAATTTACCATACACCGCTACTACCAGTACCAGCTGGGGCTGCGGCGGTCACGCTCGCTAGCTCGCGGTACTACCCTCCTCAACCGTCGTCGGCGGCTCCAGTGCAGATGGAGCCGGTTGCGGTGTACCCGCCGCCGTTGCCAGAGACGTCGTCCTGCAACGTGTACCCATCGGTATTGCCGGCCAGCGCGATGTACCCCCCGGTAGACCttgctccagtgagctgctatccGCCGGCATCAACATGGAACGATCGGTGTTTGTACGGCTGA
- the LOC100303813 gene encoding Probable magnesium transporter NIPA8-like translates to MGDWIIGALINIVGSVAINFGTNLLKLGHDQREKLSSINNSEGNEKFVPKSVMHFQTWRIGILFFAAGNCLNFMSFAYAAQSLLAALGSIQFVSNIAFAYFVLNKTISVKVMVATTFIVFGNIFLVSFGNHQSPVYTPEQLIAKYSNLVFVLYCMSLVFVVAFNHYLYRSGETIISNSSKDAGTYWRTMLPFSYAVVSGAIGSCSVLFAKSLSNMLRLTMSSRYEFHSWFTYSIVLLFLCTAGFWMARLNEGLSLFDAILIVPMFQIAWTFFSICTGFVYFQEYQVFDTLRIIMFVLGMTFVFVGISLLAPDDSKADTKDGSSTADDSIIDIDRNGKMPMEETDTDDSISFVTSVKVNAKRVLSKAKSACSMSLGLGESTISASSVLAMPMVSSRTTGFRGIGNDRPKYVPLRTTDWSNL, encoded by the exons ATGGGCGATTGGATTATAGGGGCGTTGATAAACATCGTGGGAAGTGTTGCCATAAACTTTGGTACTAACCTTCTGAAGTTGGGCCATGATCAG AGAGAAAAGCTTTCCTCAATTAACAACAGTGAGGGAAATGAAAAATTCGTTCCAAAATCTGTTATGCATTTCCAGACTTGGAGAATAG GTATACTCTTTTTTGCTGCTGGGAACTGCCTCAATTTCATGTCATTTGCGTATGCTGCACAG TCACTGCTTGCAGCTCTTGGATCAATTCAGTTTGTTTCCAACATTGCTTTTGCCTACTTTGTGTTGAACAAGACTATTTCAGTGAA AGTCATGGTAGCCACAACGTTTATTGTCTTTGGCAACATCTTCTTAGTATCCTTCGGCAACCATCAATCGCCTG TTTACACGCCGGAGCAGCTGATCGCAAAATACAGCAATTTGGTGTTTGTTCTTTATTGCATGTCATTGGTCTTTGTTGTTGCGTTTAACCATTATCTCTACAG GAGTGGAGAAACTATTATTTCAAATAGTTCAAAAGATGCTGGCACATATTGGCGAACAATGTTGCCATTTTCATATGCTGTTGTATCTGGTGCTATTGGATCTTGCTCAGTCTTGTTTGCAAAATCATT GTCTAACATGCTGAGACTGACGATGAGCAGCAGATACGAGTTCCATAGCTGGTTCACATATTCGATCGTTCTCCTGTTTCTGTGTACTGCTGGATTTTGG ATGGCAAGACTGAATGAGGGGCTGTCATTATTTGATGCAATACTGATTGTTCCAATGTTTCAAATTGCTTGGACCTTCTTCTCTATTTGTACAGGATTTGTTTACTTTCAAGAATATCAA GTATTTGATACGCTCAGGATAATTATGTTTGTGTTAGGCATGACATTTGTCTTTGTTGGGATTTCCTTGCTAGCACCCGATGACAGTAAAG CTGATACGAAAGATGGTTCAAGCACCGCCGATGACTCCATAATTGACATAGACAG AAATGGAAAGATGCCGATGGAGGAGACAGACACAGATGATAGCATCTCCTTTGTTACTTCTGTAAAAGTAAATGCAAAACGTGTACTTTCAAAGGCAAAG TCTGCATGCTCCATGTCCCTTGGCCTTGGGGAGAGCACCATAAGCGCTTCATCGGTGCTTGCCATGCCGATGGTCTCGTCAAGAACAACCGGCTTCAGAGGAATCGGAAATGACCGTCCAAAGTATGTCCCTTTAAGAACCACAGATTGGAGTAACCTATAG
- the LOC100303813 gene encoding probable magnesium transporter NIPA8-like isoform X1 — protein MVATTFIVFGNIFLVSFGNHQSPVYTPEQLIAKYSNLVFVLYCMSLVFVVAFNHYLYRSGETIISNSSKDAGTYWRTMLPFSYAVVSGAIGSCSVLFAKSLSNMLRLTMSSRYEFHSWFTYSIVLLFLCTAGFWMARLNEGLSLFDAILIVPMFQIAWTFFSICTGFVYFQEYQVFDTLRIIMFVLGMTFVFVGISLLAPDDSKADTKDGSSTADDSIIDIDRNGKMPMEETDTDDSISFVTSVKVNAKRVLSKAKSACSMSLGLGESTISASSVLAMPMVSSRTTGFRGIGNDRPKYVPLRTTDWSNL, from the exons ATGGTAGCCACAACGTTTATTGTCTTTGGCAACATCTTCTTAGTATCCTTCGGCAACCATCAATCGCCTG TTTACACGCCGGAGCAGCTGATCGCAAAATACAGCAATTTGGTGTTTGTTCTTTATTGCATGTCATTGGTCTTTGTTGTTGCGTTTAACCATTATCTCTACAG GAGTGGAGAAACTATTATTTCAAATAGTTCAAAAGATGCTGGCACATATTGGCGAACAATGTTGCCATTTTCATATGCTGTTGTATCTGGTGCTATTGGATCTTGCTCAGTCTTGTTTGCAAAATCATT GTCTAACATGCTGAGACTGACGATGAGCAGCAGATACGAGTTCCATAGCTGGTTCACATATTCGATCGTTCTCCTGTTTCTGTGTACTGCTGGATTTTGG ATGGCAAGACTGAATGAGGGGCTGTCATTATTTGATGCAATACTGATTGTTCCAATGTTTCAAATTGCTTGGACCTTCTTCTCTATTTGTACAGGATTTGTTTACTTTCAAGAATATCAA GTATTTGATACGCTCAGGATAATTATGTTTGTGTTAGGCATGACATTTGTCTTTGTTGGGATTTCCTTGCTAGCACCCGATGACAGTAAAG CTGATACGAAAGATGGTTCAAGCACCGCCGATGACTCCATAATTGACATAGACAG AAATGGAAAGATGCCGATGGAGGAGACAGACACAGATGATAGCATCTCCTTTGTTACTTCTGTAAAAGTAAATGCAAAACGTGTACTTTCAAAGGCAAAG TCTGCATGCTCCATGTCCCTTGGCCTTGGGGAGAGCACCATAAGCGCTTCATCGGTGCTTGCCATGCCGATGGTCTCGTCAAGAACAACCGGCTTCAGAGGAATCGGAAATGACCGTCCAAAGTATGTCCCTTTAAGAACCACAGATTGGAGTAACCTATAG